The Topomyia yanbarensis strain Yona2022 chromosome 3, ASM3024719v1, whole genome shotgun sequence nucleotide sequence GTTGAGACAGATTCAGTGCGATACGTATATCAACCACTCGAGAAGCTGTACATGTTGCTAATCACCACCAAAGCGAGCAATATCTTAGAAGATTTGGAAACGTTGCGATTGTTTTCAAAAGTGGTACGTAAAATGctgtttcttcattttttttgttctaaCTTAGTTTCTTGCTTTAGATTCCCGAGTACTGCCGCACTCTGGAGGAGAAGGAAATCATCGAGAATGCATTTGATCTGATATTCGCTTTCGATGAAATTGTTGCTTTAGGGTACAGGGAAAGCGTAAATTTGTCTCAAATTAAAACTTTTGTCGAGATGGATTCGCACGAAGAAAAGGTGTACCAAGCAGTCCGGCAGACACAGGAGCGCGAAGCGAAACAGAAGATGCGCGAACGTGCTAAGGAGCTCCAGCGTGCACGAATGGAACAGAAAAAGGGAGGGTTGGGTGCCAGCGGTCGTCCGTATGGCGGCGGAAGTTCCGAGGGTTTTGGCAACAACTCAAGTGGAGGCATTTCTAATCATTCCTCAATAACGACCCCTTCGATTGGTATTGGCGAGATAAAACCAGCAGCGACTGCACCGTGAGTAGTCTGAATGGTACCTTATGTCATACACAAGGTGTAAAAGTTTTCTCGTTACAGTAAACCGGTCGCTGCGAAGAATGCTCTTAAATTGGGAGGGAAAACTCGCGATGCGGATACATTTGTTGATCAGCTGAAGAGTGAAGGTGAGAAAGTGACCAGCAATCCAACGCCGTCAGCTCCTTCGGCAGTGGTCAAGGCCAAACCATTATCTGATGTTCCAATGGATGAGTAAGGCTCAGAATAATAGTTAGTGTTGGTTAACGTCGATGTTTTTCTCCGTAGCATTCATCTCCGTCTTGAGGATAAAATTGTTGTTCGGATTGGTCGTGATGGTGGACTGCAAGGATTTGAGTTATCTGGATTGCTTACTCTGCGTATTTCGGACGAAAAGTATGGCAGAATCAAGGTACAACTGGAGAATACAGATCAGCGAGGTATTCAGTTGCAAACCCATCCTAATGTGGATAAAGAactatttaaaaacaaaaatcaaattggaCTTAAAAATCCTGCTAAACCATTCCCAATAAATACGGATGTCGGCGTGCTTAAATGGCGTTTCCAGACACAGGATGAATCTGCTATTCCGTTAACTAGTACGTAGCATCTATTTTATAGTAATCTGTCTTTGTAAAATAACATTTATTTGTCAGTCAACTGTTGGCCTTCGGAGAACGCAGAAAGTGGTTGTGATGTCAACATTGAGTACGAGCTGGAGCATCCACGACTTGAGCTCCACGATGTATGCATCACAATACCGTTACCGTAAGGATCATCCGTATGTAAGTACTATTTCAAGTGTATCTAAAATATGTTCCTTTACTAGAATGGGTATAGCTCCAGTAATATCGGAATGTGATGGCGACTACCATCACGACTCCCGGAAGAATATTCTCCAGTGGAACCTATCGGTCGTTGATGCATCCAGCAAACGGGGTTCAATGGAGTTTTCGGTACCTAACTCGATTCCGGGCGATTTCTTCCCATTGGATGTGAGTATTTTCAAACGAGATAAACACTTCTAACTTGCATAATTAACTGGCGTCACCATTTTATACGCAGATATCATTTTCATCGAAAATTCCCTATGCCGAACTGACGCCTATGAAGGTGCAACTTGTTGAAGACGGAACGGATGTCAAATTCTCGACGGAGACATTGTTCTATACCGATAAGTATGAGATTGTGTAAATCAATCAACCCATTTTTGCCAACTTTTGCTCGTCTATACGCAATCCAGATATCGTTATTGTTAATTTTATCTTTATGAAAACAGCAGAAGTttaaaataattcttttaattcttttggaacacaaattaaaaaaaagatgcCTTAATTTTCGTTTACCTGTTTTAGTGTAATTTGCAGGCTAGATTCTTTTATATGTGctctatgaaaatatttaattttgccaacaCCTACCATGGTCCAATAGGGGAATCTGTGGATATCTAGATGCGAGTCAGTTTGAAAACGCTTCAGAATACAAAAGCATAGAACGGTTCGGATTATGTTTCATAAAATATAGCACCAATTTAGAGCACCGCATCGAATCTATAATAAAACACATGCGAACTGGTACTGTAATTaactgcagtttttttttatttttttccatttgagGCTACTAATTATCATCTGTGaaattcgtttcgtttcactgaatcgtacgtcgCCTTGATGTCAACAAATTTTTATTCCCGTGATTTAGCCAGAATTTGTAGCACGGTAAACGTTTGGTTCGTCGTTGATCCTCCTCGAAACCCGCTTTGGTTTTCGCTGACAAAGGATTCAGCCAACGGGTGCAGTCTGTTAAACCGAACATGAGAGAATACTTTGTAGGCGGCATCGGGGATTGTTAGCCCTCGATAGTTTTTACCATACCATCCAATTAAACCGaaagcatttcttcttcattacTGATCATCCCGACCGCGGATTGGTTCCTACAGCCGGTTCCCGACTTTTCGGCTGGGATTCGCACTTCGTCTAGCGTGGGGTGATATACAGTTTGTCCAATTCTTCATTCTGTTTGTGCTTTCCATTTCGTTGCGCTCACATTTCTTACGccgatgaattttttttccaggcTGCCTTCAGTTCACTATATGGCTATTCTGACATATAGCTGCTGCAAGCATTCGGTTTCTAGCCTTTCGTCGTGCTTTGGCACTCAGCACTGAAACGGTCATCCCGCTGGTTATCATGATTGTATGCTATTCCCCCGAAAATCATTCCCCAGAATgtgccattccccagaattccatccCCCAGCATGCACAATTCCCAGAAAAGTTTTActtgttttattgatttgatcTTTTCAAACATTCTACTTGATCCCACTTCCATCCAACGACATTCTTCGCTTTCGATTCGGtcacatttgaaatgatttgctTTGTGTTGAAACCGGAAGTTGAGATGACATTATTTATTTCGAACAAATAAGGAATTTGCTATATCATGTTGTGTTGAATATTGGAATGAATAATTGGTTTTACGACTTTACCATTCCAAAGAAACTGCAATAACTAAGTGTTGTTACCAAAAAGAACTGTTTTCCAGAAGACCGTTCCCTCGAAAGCAACAAATCCTAGAAGACAATATTCCAGAATGCACTCTTTCTCGAAAAAGCCTTATACAGAATGAACCGATGCTCAGAAGTTCATTCCGCAGTTATAATAATTTCCTAGACATTTTTGGAAAGTTACCCATATTGCTTTGAACTGGGAAAAATCTtgatgaaaatcaaaaatcttTCAGAATGTTCGCCATTTTACTCCCCTCGAAGAGTGCACTGCTAGCAACATTAGACAATAGTatgtatttttacatttcttttaataatataaacaataaacataCATGTTGGATAAATTGCAGAACTCAGTACAGGTGTATTTTTGAGATCCATTTGGAAACAATCATAGGAAACGGTAACTCCCTTCCTAGGATCCAAAAGAATGAAACAGTGTTATGTAAGTAAGGTTATGTGGTGAAACCAAAACTTTGTGCATTACCTAAGTCAAGGAACTGATGCGGTGTTAAGCTGCTGAGGATGAGCCGACGAAAGCGGCGGCCCAGTTACCCATTCGCATACCCGATTTACACGATCATAGGAATTGAttccttttttcaaacatgagcagttctttgaatctttACGTTGCGTTGCATTGTAActatgattttggcggattgcacactgacttcatcatgtatgactgctgattatctaataagagttgcttaggaagtagTAAGTCAGAATTTATACCAATCCGACCCTTATCAAAACTTCAACACATCATTGATGGCCgtccccatctccatcgttcacgaggaaggataaaggataaggtagaagggaagtgttgatgctccacttACTTAatggaaggacgacgattcatcagactcttccataggtgtcgcggagttggtggtttgtaAGGGTATACGGTCTagaattcgctccaagcaagcgatgcgacctgtaaagaatattttattatgtagttgtttagttagtcttcgagtacacgatcactcgaaaaaaaaaagatcttgtttagtttttggttctttttaaactctaggCAGCCGGccataattatattcaaaatacgtTGGTATTTTCAACACGACGCACTCAAACCTGCCCAGTTCAACTCATTccagaaccggttcggatttctgaatggagtcttTATGgattcccactgagacgtccaaaaaattgtttcaaaattgttcaacacgggtccagctatggacgtttgttgaacggttatttggacgttgtctaaattggtccaacgaacgtccttcattggacgattttgaaaccaaccgttcttagagggttccaaatcaaatgcaacaacctattccgactcagaatcggttcttgcatttgagttggaatccatactgactccattcaggattccgaatcaaattccgaatggtttggaCGGGGTgctagtgcttgcccctcgCAGTGCAACTTTTCTATTACACGATTAATACTATCATTAATATTCTCTAgtatttattaataaaaatatttaacgtGTATGCGCCTCCGCccagtcaccaaattttctggcagagactgcTCTGCtggatttctgtaagtcttggtttggcagctctGTCAGATTCCTGCGCGCATCCAGTCGGGTTAGTTGACCTAGGGCGAACtcagtttcgctcgcgttttctggcaaatattGACAGGAAACAAgaaaaaccctggcataactcggaaatAATTCGTGcgaagatcctggcaattcctacctggtagaatttagcacgaatcgagcaaaatatctgacaaagatgtgacGGGAAGCGTACAGAAATCTTGACCGTACattcctggctggattctggctacaagtgagcagcatcggttagtttaaccgcttctgtcagaaacggttgttgcatttgagcgaattctttgccagaaatctcacacaaatcgcgcaaaatatACTGGCAGAAACGCTGCCAGAATCaatcccagtgagcaaattttttggcagagaccgctctgctagatttctgtaagtcttggtttggcagccctgtcagatttctgcgcgtatccccCCAC carries:
- the LOC131691254 gene encoding coatomer subunit delta, translating into MVLIAAAVCTKAGKTIVSRQFVEMTKARIEGLLAAFPKLMTSGKQHTFVETDSVRYVYQPLEKLYMLLITTKASNILEDLETLRLFSKVIPEYCRTLEEKEIIENAFDLIFAFDEIVALGYRESVNLSQIKTFVEMDSHEEKVYQAVRQTQEREAKQKMRERAKELQRARMEQKKGGLGASGRPYGGGSSEGFGNNSSGGISNHSSITTPSIGIGEIKPAATAPKPVAAKNALKLGGKTRDADTFVDQLKSEGEKVTSNPTPSAPSAVVKAKPLSDVPMDDIHLRLEDKIVVRIGRDGGLQGFELSGLLTLRISDEKYGRIKVQLENTDQRGIQLQTHPNVDKELFKNKNQIGLKNPAKPFPINTDVGVLKWRFQTQDESAIPLTINCWPSENAESGCDVNIEYELEHPRLELHDVCITIPLPMGIAPVISECDGDYHHDSRKNILQWNLSVVDASSKRGSMEFSVPNSIPGDFFPLDISFSSKIPYAELTPMKVQLVEDGTDVKFSTETLFYTDKYEIV